A single Eleginops maclovinus isolate JMC-PN-2008 ecotype Puerto Natales chromosome 5, JC_Emac_rtc_rv5, whole genome shotgun sequence DNA region contains:
- the tsc2 gene encoding tuberin isoform X3, with amino-acid sequence MNKQPSKESLKDKVKGIFGLGPPRPPSKQSDARPSEFIITTDIIKELQPDCGLSNRVRMMNHVCELAKTKKFEEHAVEAVWKAVEDMLTPEQPLEARHAVLQLLRAIIQGQGERLGPLRAFFFNVIRDYQPSNEDLSDRLEVFKALTENGKDITYLEEDIARFVLLWMDIGLTSDFLHVLVNLVKFNSCYLDQNVSVMVQKICLLCNRTTSSTDIEVALQVLDAVVCYNCLPSDSLTVFIITLCRTVNVKEFCESCWKLMRKVLGTHLGHSAIYTMCRIMEERVYMEDAPLLRGAVFFVGMALWGAHRLPALKNTPTLVLPSFYKAMSSANEVVSYEIVLSITRLIKKYGKELQVVTWDILLGIIERLLQQIQTIGSAELKAIVYELLTTVEELYEQNGYHGSTEKFFSLVEKCADKRPDASVLTLISYRAQSIQPAKDGWIQSLHRLMEKFFRNETRSVIRIKVLHILSFVLSTNRQLYEDELIEMVVIPQLSGIAEDRDLAVRKQATQLLVDLAEGCITHHFSSLLDIIEKVASRSLVCSGPLEVSERDPTGESPMEDVRTAILGLLEILQSKLYSLPAGHASRVYELLISHLQLHYKNKYCSAVASSIRLRVFDFFLMMRVDSLHRLGVPNKDGVLRFSPYCYCDTGEPEKRVSEKKPAGSTSPPAGSPVPPTAPSASTASIRSAYLPYAPAFNVLLQGLKMETDWKVLKLVLDKLPWTLQYKVLLLTSPCSLDQLCSTLCCMVTDRLISERLKKTPDGFSRTDIQLAVVPVLTAITSYHNYLEQSRQRELVQCLETGLIYRCAKQCVVALTMCTVEMPEIMIKLLPALIVKLTHISATVAMASPMLEFLSTLVRLPHLYANFVAEQYVSVFAISLPYTNPSKFNQYIVSLAHHVIAMWFIRCRLPFRKDFVQYITKGLRSNALLPFDDGHEQSAFRARSTSLNERPKRMQTSTTTCSLGSADENAVTQADEGLKTVHLELTETCLDMMARYVFSNFSALPKRSPIAEFLLTGGRSMTWLVGNKLVTITTSGGVRAQALLGLDMAERLGGGGEMTRSDPSLHTRITKEAPAKLESQSSQQHNRATRIRVRSMSGGHALRAGPAQSLSPLVSPSESELAAPLSPPSVSTLDALGPPSSSSSAAPSPPPPLKDNPSLAEFIPMLTQGWAEIFIRRPSGNTSWLMCLENPPSPFSSELGNMPLQELSTILMAMEGVKEPPAQTASAPASTAAPAPAPAQELLTHSSVGGKPNLIQRSNTVGGSLWSLGSGSGPPGPLAPGRLHRSISWADSVVVLEEGSGVTAAQTPDWLESEEFEAMPSDPIFMSADKFTKTPPPGTLSRSSSTSSQDEEKSTLEEVSEGAIPIDQPTMGPSTPGSQGPELPFQSPSQGHGLNKSSSSPELQTLPEAFSKAALESEAALGDTLVPKAPADSKPPPLQLQPEKEKVEGGAGGDANGLGSQSQGSDSPGVVSSVGGGARMRLEFPAPAPQSGPISPSGGHRPRGHTISVSAPSSRRERRTERDLYHSRPGPSTTEKISGLSPSFVFLQLYHSPFFGNEANKPLLLPKTQVIDRAVKVLDQMPPYDTHKIGVVFVGAGQVTNEVAILSNEYGSNRYAAFLTGLGKLIHLKDCDPDQIFLGGLDQYGDDGEFTYCWHDDIMQAIFHIATLMPNKESDKGCCNKKRHIGNDFVMVVYNDSGEEYKLGTIKGQFNFVEVIIKPLDYECNLVTLQCRKDLEGLVDTTVAKIVSDRNLPLLVRQMALHANMASLVHQYRANPSDAYASKWLARLRHIKRIRTRAQEDIQSRATPGISLTQGHTQQNKSFQQTNQNTEVSGQRKRLVSTVDDFTDFV; translated from the exons ATGAATAAACAACCAAGCAAAGAGAGTCTCAAGGACAAGGTGAAGGGGATCTTTGGCCTGGGACCCCCGCGGCCTCCCAGCAAACAGAGTGATGCCCGACCGTCAGAGTTTATCATCACGACGGACATCATCAAG GAGCTCCAACCAGACTGCGGGCTGAGCAACCGCGTCCGCATGATGAACCATGTCTGTGAGCTTGCCAAAACAAAGAAATTTGAGGAG catgcTGTGGAGGCTGTATGGAAAGCTGTGGAGGACATGCTGACTCCAGAGCAGCCACTGGAGGCCAGACATGCtgtcctgcagctgctgagggCCATTATACAGGGACAG GGTGAGCGGCTCGGCCCTCTGAGAGCCTTCTTTTTCAACGTGATCAGAGACTACCAACCATCCAACGAGGACCTCTCTGATAGGCTGGAAGTCTTCAAGGCCTTAACTGAGAACGGGAAAGACATCACTTATCTGGAAGAGGATATAG CACGCTTTGTCCTCCTGTGGATGGACATAGGTCTCACCTCCGATTTTCTCCACGTTCTTGTTAATCTGGTGAAGTTCAACAGCTGCTACCTGGACCAAAACGTCTCCGTCATGGTCCA GAAAATCTGTCTCCTGTGCAATAGAACAACATCTTCAACAGATATTGAG GTGGCACTACAAGTACTGGATGCAGTGGTGTGTTACAACTGCCTGCCCTCCGACTCTCTCACTGTCTTCATCATCACACTGTGTCGCACTGTCAACGTCAAGGAGTTCTGTGagtcctgctggaag CTGATGAGGAAGGTGTTGGGGACTCACCTCGGCCACAGTGCAATCTACACCATGTGCCGGATAATGGAGGAGAG AGTGTACATGGAGGACGCACCGTTGTTGAGAGGAGCCGTGTTTTTTGTTGGGATGGCACTGTGGGGAGCGCACAGACTCCCTGCCCTGAAAAACACACCTACACTCGTCCTGCCATCTTTCTACAAG gCCATGTCGAGTGCCAATGAGGTGGTGTCCTATGAAATCGTCCTCTCGATCACCAGACTGATCAAGAAGTACGGCAAAGAGCTGCAGGTGGTCACATGGGACATCCTGCTGGGCATCATAGAGCGCCTACTGCAGCAGatccag ACAATAGGCAGTGCGGAGTTGAAGGCCATCGTGTACGAGCTGCTGACCACAGTGGAGGAGCTGTACGAGCAGAATGGTTACCACGGCTCCACAGAGAAGTTCTTCAGTCTGGTGGAGAAATGTGCCGACAAGAGACCA GATGCGTCAGTGCTGACCCTCATCTCGTACAGAGCCCAGTCCATCCAACCAGCCAAGGACGGCTGGATTCAGAGCCTTCACCGCCTCATGGAGAAGTTCTTCAG AAATGAGACTCGCAGCGTGATAAGGATCAAAGTACTTCACATCCTGTCCTTCGTTCTCAGTACCAACCGACAGCTCTACGAG GACGAGTTGATTGAAATGGTGGTGATCCCCCAGCTCAGTGGGATAGCTGAAGACCGGGACCTAGCTGTCCGAAAACAGGCCACCCAGCTCCTTGTGGACCTGGCTGAGGGTTGCATCACACACCACTTCAGCAGCCTGCTGGACATCATTGAgaag GTGGCCAGTCGCTCTCTGGTGTGTTCAGGGCCCCTGGAGGTCTCTGAGAGAGACCCCACAGGAGAGTCTCCTATGGAGGATGTGAGGACGGCTATACTGGGCCTGCTGGAaatcctgcag AGCAAGCTTTACAGCCTACCAGCCGGTCACGCCAGTCGTGTGTATGAGTTGCTCATCAGCCACCTGCAGCTCCACTACAAGAACAAATACTGCTCAGCTGTCGCTTCCAGCATCAGACTGCGG GTGTTTGATTTCTTCCTGATGATGCGAGTGGACTCTCTTCACCGTCTTGGTGTCCCAAACAAAGACGGGGTCCTGAGGTTCAGCCCTTACTGCTACTGTGACACAGG GGAGCCAGAGAAGCGTGTCAGTGAGAAGAAGCCTGCAGGTTCAACATCTCCTCCTGCTGGCAGCCCTGTTCCCCCCACTGCTCCTTCAGCTTCAACAGCCTCCATACGCTCGGCCTATCTGCCCTACGCCCCGGCCTTCAATGTCCTCCTGCAGGGCCTGAAGATG GAGACTGATTGGAAGGTGCTGAAGCTGGTTCTGGACAAGCTGCCGTGGACACTGCAGTACAAAGTGCTGCTGCTCACATCACCATGCAGCTTGGACCAGCTCTGCTCCACACTCTGCTGCATG GTGACTGATCGGCTGATCTCGGAGCGTTTGAAGAAGACCCCAGACGGGTTTTCTCGCACTGATATTCAGCTGGCGGTGGTTCCTGTCCTCACAGCGATCACATCCTACCATAACTACCTGGAGCAGTCCAGACAG AGAGAACTGGTCCAGTGCCTGGAGACCGGCCTCATCTACCGCTGTGCCAAGCAGTGTGTGGTGGCGCTTACGATGTGCACGGTGGAGATGCCTGAGATCATGATCAAGCTCCTCCCCGCTCTGATCGTCAAGCTCACCCACATCTCTGCCACTGTTGCCATGGCATCACCTATGCTTGAGTTCCTCTCCA CTCTGGTGCGCCTCCCACATCTGTACGCCAACTTTGTGGCTGAGCAGTATGTCAGCGTGTTTGCCATCTCTCTACCCTACACTAACCCTTCCAA GTTCAACCAGTACATCGTATCCCTGGCCCACCATGTGATCGCCATGTGGTTCATACGCTGCAGACTCCCCTTCCGCAAGGACTTTGTTCAGTACATCACTAAG GGTTTGCGCTCCAATGCGCTGCTGCCTTTCGATGACGGTCACGAGCAAAGTGCGTTTCGTGCCAGAAGCACCAGCCTCAACGAGAGGCCAAAGAG GATGCAGACCTCCACCACTACCTGCAGTCTGGGCTCCGCCGATGAAAACGCGGTGACTCAAGCGGACGAGGGTCTGAAGACCGTCCACCTGGAGCTCACTGAGACCTGTCTGGACATGATGGCACGATATGTCTTTTCCAACTTCTCCGCCCTGCCCAAAAG GTCTCCCATCGCAGAGTTCCTTTTAACGGGGGGTCGCAGTATGACCTGGCTGGTGGGCAACAAGCTGGTGACCATAACAACCAGCGGAGGGGTCAGAGCACAGGCGCTGCTAGGCCTGGATATGGCTGAGCggctgggaggaggaggggagatgaCCAG GTCAGATCCATCCCTCCACACCCGAATCACCAAAGAAGCTCCTGCCAAACTGGAGTCACAGTCGAGCCAgcagcacaacagagccacGCGCATACGGGTCCGCTCCATGTCAG GTGGCCATGCTCTCCGTGCCGGTCCTGCTCAGAGTCTCAGTCCGCTGGTGTCCCCCTCTGAGAGCGAGTTAGCTGCCCcgctctcccctccctctgtctccaccCTGGACGCTCTGGGTCCcccctcatcctcttcctctgctgcccCCTCGCCCCCCCCGCCTCTCAAAGACAACCCCAGCCTGGCTGAGTTTATCCCCATGCTCACGCAGGGCTGGGCGGAGATCTTCATACGGAGACCGTCAG GAAACACGAGCTGGCTGATGTGTCTGGAGAACCCTCCCAGCCCCTTCTCCTCAGAGCTCGGCAACATGCCGCTGCAGGAGCTCTCCACCATCCTCATGGCCATGGAGGGGGTGAAGGAGCCTCCCGCCCAGACAGCCAGCGCTCCGGCCAGCACCGCTGCTCCCGCCCCAGCCCCGGCCCAGGAGCTGCTGACACACAGCAGCGTCGGAGGGAAGCCGAACCTGATCCAGCGCTCAAACACtg TGGGCGgctctctctggtctctgggtTCGGGCTCTGGCCCCCCAGGCCCGCTGGCCCCCGGCAGGTTGCACAGGAGCATTTCCTGGGCAG ACTCTGTGGTGGTGCTGGAGGAGGGGTCAGGGGTCACCGCAGCACAAACTCCCGATTGGCTCGAGAGTGAAGAGTTTGAGGCAATGCCGTCTGATCCCATCTTCATGTCCGCGGACAAGTTCACCAAGACCCCGCCTCCTGGAACGCTCAGCAGG TCCTCCTCAACATCCAGTCAGGATGAGGAGAAGTCCACACTGGAGGAAGTAAGTGAGGGAGCGATTCCAATCGATCAGCCCACTATGGGACCCTCCACCCCAGGCAGCCAGGGGCCTGAACTTCCCTTCCAGAGCCCGTCTCAGGGTCACGGACTCAACAAGTCCAGCTCCTCTCCGGAGCTACAGACCTTACCGGAGGCCTTCTCCAAGGCAGCTCTGGAGTCCGAGGCTGCGCTGGGAGACACATTGGTCCCCAAAGCCCCCGCAGACAGCAAGCCTCCGCCCCTGCAGCTCCAGCCTGAGAAAGAGAAGGTGGAGGGAGGGGCAGGAGGGGACGCTAATGGACTCGGAAGTCAAAGTCAAGGGAGTGACAGCCCCGGTGTAGTGTCGTCTGTAGGCGGAGGAGCGAGGATGAGGTTGGAGTTTCCGGCACCAGCCCCACAATCCGGACCCATATCCCCCAGCGGAGGCCACCGACCCCGGGGCCACACCATCTCAGTATCAGCCCCCTCCTccaggagggagaggaggacgGAGAGGGACTTGTACCACAGTCGCCCCGGACCAAGCACCACAGAGAAGATCTCTGGACTGAGCCCGAG CTTTGTCTTCCTCCAGCTGTACCACTCTCCTTTCTTCGGGAACGAAGCCAACAAGCCCCTGCTGCTGCCCAAAACTCAG GTGATCGACCGCGCCGTGAAGGTCCTGGACCAGATGCCTCCGTACGACACCCACAAGATCGGAGTGGTGTTTGTCGGGGCTGGTCAGGTCACCAACGAAGTTGCCATCCTGTCGAACGAGTACGGGTCGAACCGCTACGCTGCCTTCCTCACGGGCCTGGGCAAACTAATCCACCTGAAAGACTGCGACCCCGACCAGATCTTCCTCGGAGGTCTGGACCAGTATGGAGACGATGGAGAGTTCACCTACTGCTGGCATGATGACATAATGCAGG CCATCTTCCAcattgccactctgatgccCAACAAGGAGAGCGACAAgggctgctgcaacaaaaagcGACACATTGGCAACGACTTTGTCATGGTGGTGTACAACGACTCTGGAGAGGAGTACAAACTGGGCACCATTAAG GGTCAGTTTAACTTTGTAGAGGTCATCATAAAGCCGCTGGATTATGAATGTAACCTGGTCACCCTCCAGTGCCGCAAAG aCCTGGAGGGACTCGTTGACACAACAGTGGCAAAAATCGTTTCAGACCGCAACCTCCCTCTCTTAGTCCGACAGATGGCTCTGCATGCAAAT ATGGCCTCTTTGGTGCATCAGTACCGAGCCAACCCATCTGATGCCTATGCCTCCAAGTGGCTGGCGAGGTTGCGACACATTAAAAGGATTAGGACCAGG GCCCAGGAGGACATCCAGTCTCGCGCAACTCCCGGCATCTCGCTGACCCAGGgtcacacacaacaaaacaagtcTTTCCAGCAGACCAATCAGAACACAGAAGTTTCGGGACAGAGGAAAAGACTTGTCTCAACTGTGGACGATTTTACGGACTTTGTTTGA
- the tsc2 gene encoding tuberin isoform X2 — protein MNKQPSKESLKDKVKGIFGLGPPRPPSKQSDARPSEFIITTDIIKELQPDCGLSNRVRMMNHVCELAKTKKFEEHAVEAVWKAVEDMLTPEQPLEARHAVLQLLRAIIQGQGERLGPLRAFFFNVIRDYQPSNEDLSDRLEVFKALTENGKDITYLEEDIARFVLLWMDIGLTSDFLHVLVNLVKFNSCYLDQNVSVMVQKICLLCNRTTSSTDIEVALQVLDAVVCYNCLPSDSLTVFIITLCRTVNVKEFCESCWKLMRKVLGTHLGHSAIYTMCRIMEERVYMEDAPLLRGAVFFVGMALWGAHRLPALKNTPTLVLPSFYKAMSSANEVVSYEIVLSITRLIKKYGKELQVVTWDILLGIIERLLQQIQTIGSAELKAIVYELLTTVEELYEQNGYHGSTEKFFSLVEKCADKRPDASVLTLISYRAQSIQPAKDGWIQSLHRLMEKFFRNETRSVIRIKVLHILSFVLSTNRQLYEDELIEMVVIPQLSGIAEDRDLAVRKQATQLLVDLAEGCITHHFSSLLDIIEKVASRSLVCSGPLEVSERDPTGESPMEDVRTAILGLLEILQSKLYSLPAGHASRVYELLISHLQLHYKNKYCSAVASSIRLRVFDFFLMMRVDSLHRLGVPNKDGVLRFSPYCYCDTGEPEKRVSEKKPAGSTSPPAGSPVPPTAPSASTASIRSAYLPYAPAFNVLLQGLKMETDWKVLKLVLDKLPWTLQYKVLLLTSPCSLDQLCSTLCCMVTDRLISERLKKTPDGFSRTDIQLAVVPVLTAITSYHNYLEQSRQRELVQCLETGLIYRCAKQCVVALTMCTVEMPEIMIKLLPALIVKLTHISATVAMASPMLEFLSTLVRLPHLYANFVAEQYVSVFAISLPYTNPSKFNQYIVSLAHHVIAMWFIRCRLPFRKDFVQYITKGLRSNALLPFDDGHEQSAFRARSTSLNERPKSLRAAKVAKAAAAVANSSSSPVKELRDLSAMDAFRSRSISVSEHAVRRMQTSTTTCSLGSADENAVTQADEGLKTVHLELTETCLDMMARYVFSNFSALPKRSPIAEFLLTGGRSMTWLVGNKLVTITTSGGVRAQALLGLDMAERLGGGGEMTRSDPSLHTRITKEAPAKLESQSSQQHNRATRIRVRSMSGGHALRAGPAQSLSPLVSPSESELAAPLSPPSVSTLDALGPPSSSSSAAPSPPPPLKDNPSLAEFIPMLTQGWAEIFIRRPSGNTSWLMCLENPPSPFSSELGNMPLQELSTILMAMEGVKEPPAQTASAPASTAAPAPAPAQELLTHSSVGGKPNLIQRSNTDSVVVLEEGSGVTAAQTPDWLESEEFEAMPSDPIFMSADKFTKTPPPGTLSRSSSTSSQDEEKSTLEEVSEGAIPIDQPTMGPSTPGSQGPELPFQSPSQGHGLNKSSSSPELQTLPEAFSKAALESEAALGDTLVPKAPADSKPPPLQLQPEKEKVEGGAGGDANGLGSQSQGSDSPGVVSSVGGGARMRLEFPAPAPQSGPISPSGGHRPRGHTISVSAPSSRRERRTERDLYHSRPGPSTTEKISGLSPSFVFLQLYHSPFFGNEANKPLLLPKTQVIDRAVKVLDQMPPYDTHKIGVVFVGAGQVTNEVAILSNEYGSNRYAAFLTGLGKLIHLKDCDPDQIFLGGLDQYGDDGEFTYCWHDDIMQAIFHIATLMPNKESDKGCCNKKRHIGNDFVMVVYNDSGEEYKLGTIKGQFNFVEVIIKPLDYECNLVTLQCRKDLEGLVDTTVAKIVSDRNLPLLVRQMALHANMASLVHQYRANPSDAYASKWLARLRHIKRIRTRAQEDIQSRATPGISLTQGHTQQNKSFQQTNQNTEVSGQRKRLVSTVDDFTDFV, from the exons ATGAATAAACAACCAAGCAAAGAGAGTCTCAAGGACAAGGTGAAGGGGATCTTTGGCCTGGGACCCCCGCGGCCTCCCAGCAAACAGAGTGATGCCCGACCGTCAGAGTTTATCATCACGACGGACATCATCAAG GAGCTCCAACCAGACTGCGGGCTGAGCAACCGCGTCCGCATGATGAACCATGTCTGTGAGCTTGCCAAAACAAAGAAATTTGAGGAG catgcTGTGGAGGCTGTATGGAAAGCTGTGGAGGACATGCTGACTCCAGAGCAGCCACTGGAGGCCAGACATGCtgtcctgcagctgctgagggCCATTATACAGGGACAG GGTGAGCGGCTCGGCCCTCTGAGAGCCTTCTTTTTCAACGTGATCAGAGACTACCAACCATCCAACGAGGACCTCTCTGATAGGCTGGAAGTCTTCAAGGCCTTAACTGAGAACGGGAAAGACATCACTTATCTGGAAGAGGATATAG CACGCTTTGTCCTCCTGTGGATGGACATAGGTCTCACCTCCGATTTTCTCCACGTTCTTGTTAATCTGGTGAAGTTCAACAGCTGCTACCTGGACCAAAACGTCTCCGTCATGGTCCA GAAAATCTGTCTCCTGTGCAATAGAACAACATCTTCAACAGATATTGAG GTGGCACTACAAGTACTGGATGCAGTGGTGTGTTACAACTGCCTGCCCTCCGACTCTCTCACTGTCTTCATCATCACACTGTGTCGCACTGTCAACGTCAAGGAGTTCTGTGagtcctgctggaag CTGATGAGGAAGGTGTTGGGGACTCACCTCGGCCACAGTGCAATCTACACCATGTGCCGGATAATGGAGGAGAG AGTGTACATGGAGGACGCACCGTTGTTGAGAGGAGCCGTGTTTTTTGTTGGGATGGCACTGTGGGGAGCGCACAGACTCCCTGCCCTGAAAAACACACCTACACTCGTCCTGCCATCTTTCTACAAG gCCATGTCGAGTGCCAATGAGGTGGTGTCCTATGAAATCGTCCTCTCGATCACCAGACTGATCAAGAAGTACGGCAAAGAGCTGCAGGTGGTCACATGGGACATCCTGCTGGGCATCATAGAGCGCCTACTGCAGCAGatccag ACAATAGGCAGTGCGGAGTTGAAGGCCATCGTGTACGAGCTGCTGACCACAGTGGAGGAGCTGTACGAGCAGAATGGTTACCACGGCTCCACAGAGAAGTTCTTCAGTCTGGTGGAGAAATGTGCCGACAAGAGACCA GATGCGTCAGTGCTGACCCTCATCTCGTACAGAGCCCAGTCCATCCAACCAGCCAAGGACGGCTGGATTCAGAGCCTTCACCGCCTCATGGAGAAGTTCTTCAG AAATGAGACTCGCAGCGTGATAAGGATCAAAGTACTTCACATCCTGTCCTTCGTTCTCAGTACCAACCGACAGCTCTACGAG GACGAGTTGATTGAAATGGTGGTGATCCCCCAGCTCAGTGGGATAGCTGAAGACCGGGACCTAGCTGTCCGAAAACAGGCCACCCAGCTCCTTGTGGACCTGGCTGAGGGTTGCATCACACACCACTTCAGCAGCCTGCTGGACATCATTGAgaag GTGGCCAGTCGCTCTCTGGTGTGTTCAGGGCCCCTGGAGGTCTCTGAGAGAGACCCCACAGGAGAGTCTCCTATGGAGGATGTGAGGACGGCTATACTGGGCCTGCTGGAaatcctgcag AGCAAGCTTTACAGCCTACCAGCCGGTCACGCCAGTCGTGTGTATGAGTTGCTCATCAGCCACCTGCAGCTCCACTACAAGAACAAATACTGCTCAGCTGTCGCTTCCAGCATCAGACTGCGG GTGTTTGATTTCTTCCTGATGATGCGAGTGGACTCTCTTCACCGTCTTGGTGTCCCAAACAAAGACGGGGTCCTGAGGTTCAGCCCTTACTGCTACTGTGACACAGG GGAGCCAGAGAAGCGTGTCAGTGAGAAGAAGCCTGCAGGTTCAACATCTCCTCCTGCTGGCAGCCCTGTTCCCCCCACTGCTCCTTCAGCTTCAACAGCCTCCATACGCTCGGCCTATCTGCCCTACGCCCCGGCCTTCAATGTCCTCCTGCAGGGCCTGAAGATG GAGACTGATTGGAAGGTGCTGAAGCTGGTTCTGGACAAGCTGCCGTGGACACTGCAGTACAAAGTGCTGCTGCTCACATCACCATGCAGCTTGGACCAGCTCTGCTCCACACTCTGCTGCATG GTGACTGATCGGCTGATCTCGGAGCGTTTGAAGAAGACCCCAGACGGGTTTTCTCGCACTGATATTCAGCTGGCGGTGGTTCCTGTCCTCACAGCGATCACATCCTACCATAACTACCTGGAGCAGTCCAGACAG AGAGAACTGGTCCAGTGCCTGGAGACCGGCCTCATCTACCGCTGTGCCAAGCAGTGTGTGGTGGCGCTTACGATGTGCACGGTGGAGATGCCTGAGATCATGATCAAGCTCCTCCCCGCTCTGATCGTCAAGCTCACCCACATCTCTGCCACTGTTGCCATGGCATCACCTATGCTTGAGTTCCTCTCCA CTCTGGTGCGCCTCCCACATCTGTACGCCAACTTTGTGGCTGAGCAGTATGTCAGCGTGTTTGCCATCTCTCTACCCTACACTAACCCTTCCAA GTTCAACCAGTACATCGTATCCCTGGCCCACCATGTGATCGCCATGTGGTTCATACGCTGCAGACTCCCCTTCCGCAAGGACTTTGTTCAGTACATCACTAAG GGTTTGCGCTCCAATGCGCTGCTGCCTTTCGATGACGGTCACGAGCAAAGTGCGTTTCGTGCCAGAAGCACCAGCCTCAACGAGAGGCCAAAGAG TCTGCGGGCGGCGAAAGTGGCGAAGGCGGCGGCGGCAGTAGCCAATAGCAGCAGCTCTCCAGTTAAAGAGCTGAGGGACCTTTCGGCCATGGACGCTTTCCGCTCCCGCAGCATCAGTGTCTCGGAACACGCGGTTCGCAG GATGCAGACCTCCACCACTACCTGCAGTCTGGGCTCCGCCGATGAAAACGCGGTGACTCAAGCGGACGAGGGTCTGAAGACCGTCCACCTGGAGCTCACTGAGACCTGTCTGGACATGATGGCACGATATGTCTTTTCCAACTTCTCCGCCCTGCCCAAAAG GTCTCCCATCGCAGAGTTCCTTTTAACGGGGGGTCGCAGTATGACCTGGCTGGTGGGCAACAAGCTGGTGACCATAACAACCAGCGGAGGGGTCAGAGCACAGGCGCTGCTAGGCCTGGATATGGCTGAGCggctgggaggaggaggggagatgaCCAG GTCAGATCCATCCCTCCACACCCGAATCACCAAAGAAGCTCCTGCCAAACTGGAGTCACAGTCGAGCCAgcagcacaacagagccacGCGCATACGGGTCCGCTCCATGTCAG GTGGCCATGCTCTCCGTGCCGGTCCTGCTCAGAGTCTCAGTCCGCTGGTGTCCCCCTCTGAGAGCGAGTTAGCTGCCCcgctctcccctccctctgtctccaccCTGGACGCTCTGGGTCCcccctcatcctcttcctctgctgcccCCTCGCCCCCCCCGCCTCTCAAAGACAACCCCAGCCTGGCTGAGTTTATCCCCATGCTCACGCAGGGCTGGGCGGAGATCTTCATACGGAGACCGTCAG GAAACACGAGCTGGCTGATGTGTCTGGAGAACCCTCCCAGCCCCTTCTCCTCAGAGCTCGGCAACATGCCGCTGCAGGAGCTCTCCACCATCCTCATGGCCATGGAGGGGGTGAAGGAGCCTCCCGCCCAGACAGCCAGCGCTCCGGCCAGCACCGCTGCTCCCGCCCCAGCCCCGGCCCAGGAGCTGCTGACACACAGCAGCGTCGGAGGGAAGCCGAACCTGATCCAGCGCTCAAACACtg ACTCTGTGGTGGTGCTGGAGGAGGGGTCAGGGGTCACCGCAGCACAAACTCCCGATTGGCTCGAGAGTGAAGAGTTTGAGGCAATGCCGTCTGATCCCATCTTCATGTCCGCGGACAAGTTCACCAAGACCCCGCCTCCTGGAACGCTCAGCAGG TCCTCCTCAACATCCAGTCAGGATGAGGAGAAGTCCACACTGGAGGAAGTAAGTGAGGGAGCGATTCCAATCGATCAGCCCACTATGGGACCCTCCACCCCAGGCAGCCAGGGGCCTGAACTTCCCTTCCAGAGCCCGTCTCAGGGTCACGGACTCAACAAGTCCAGCTCCTCTCCGGAGCTACAGACCTTACCGGAGGCCTTCTCCAAGGCAGCTCTGGAGTCCGAGGCTGCGCTGGGAGACACATTGGTCCCCAAAGCCCCCGCAGACAGCAAGCCTCCGCCCCTGCAGCTCCAGCCTGAGAAAGAGAAGGTGGAGGGAGGGGCAGGAGGGGACGCTAATGGACTCGGAAGTCAAAGTCAAGGGAGTGACAGCCCCGGTGTAGTGTCGTCTGTAGGCGGAGGAGCGAGGATGAGGTTGGAGTTTCCGGCACCAGCCCCACAATCCGGACCCATATCCCCCAGCGGAGGCCACCGACCCCGGGGCCACACCATCTCAGTATCAGCCCCCTCCTccaggagggagaggaggacgGAGAGGGACTTGTACCACAGTCGCCCCGGACCAAGCACCACAGAGAAGATCTCTGGACTGAGCCCGAG CTTTGTCTTCCTCCAGCTGTACCACTCTCCTTTCTTCGGGAACGAAGCCAACAAGCCCCTGCTGCTGCCCAAAACTCAG GTGATCGACCGCGCCGTGAAGGTCCTGGACCAGATGCCTCCGTACGACACCCACAAGATCGGAGTGGTGTTTGTCGGGGCTGGTCAGGTCACCAACGAAGTTGCCATCCTGTCGAACGAGTACGGGTCGAACCGCTACGCTGCCTTCCTCACGGGCCTGGGCAAACTAATCCACCTGAAAGACTGCGACCCCGACCAGATCTTCCTCGGAGGTCTGGACCAGTATGGAGACGATGGAGAGTTCACCTACTGCTGGCATGATGACATAATGCAGG CCATCTTCCAcattgccactctgatgccCAACAAGGAGAGCGACAAgggctgctgcaacaaaaagcGACACATTGGCAACGACTTTGTCATGGTGGTGTACAACGACTCTGGAGAGGAGTACAAACTGGGCACCATTAAG GGTCAGTTTAACTTTGTAGAGGTCATCATAAAGCCGCTGGATTATGAATGTAACCTGGTCACCCTCCAGTGCCGCAAAG aCCTGGAGGGACTCGTTGACACAACAGTGGCAAAAATCGTTTCAGACCGCAACCTCCCTCTCTTAGTCCGACAGATGGCTCTGCATGCAAAT ATGGCCTCTTTGGTGCATCAGTACCGAGCCAACCCATCTGATGCCTATGCCTCCAAGTGGCTGGCGAGGTTGCGACACATTAAAAGGATTAGGACCAGG GCCCAGGAGGACATCCAGTCTCGCGCAACTCCCGGCATCTCGCTGACCCAGGgtcacacacaacaaaacaagtcTTTCCAGCAGACCAATCAGAACACAGAAGTTTCGGGACAGAGGAAAAGACTTGTCTCAACTGTGGACGATTTTACGGACTTTGTTTGA